In the genome of Candidatus Electrothrix rattekaaiensis, the window CTAGGCCTGGAACCTCGCGAATCAGCATCTGGTTAGCGGTGAGCACGATGTATTCAGTGATACCTTTCCGGACACCGGACGGCATCAGGTTTTGGAGAATACCCAGCGGCCTGGATGTCAGTCGGTCCACCATCGTGTTGATGGTCTTATCCAGCAGCTCCCCTGTCTGTTCAGAACGAAGAACCCTGGACAGCTCGTTAACAAGGCTTAGGCGCATTGTCTCTGCCTGACTTTTGTTCAGGAGTAGGGCCGCACAATCAGCCAAAGGAAGGCGTCCGTGGTCAATCACCGTCTCAAATTGATTTCTGATGGTATCGGAAATCAGTTGCTGTATTTTTTTCGAGCTGAGCATTCCCATGATTTTTTCAGCAAGCTGGTAACAGATCGTCTCCTGTTTTTCCTGCTCAACATGAATCAGCAGGTTCGCCAGAGGCATCGCCAGAAAGGCCCTGGTCTGATCAGTTAAGGCGCGGGCTGCTCGCTCCTGAATGTCGGGCTGTTGCAGCCATTCAGATAAGTCATCTTCTTTTTGCTCCAGCCAAGTACGGATGGTCCCGTCCATGTTGTCGATGTCAATAAAGCCTTTAGCCATAGCTGCCATGGGCCCCAAGCCGTCCATGAAGTTTTCTACTCCGCCCTTGATAGCGATAATGAGCCGATCACGCATGGCGGGCTCAGATAGCATATCCGCTGTCCGGCGTAAAAGATGCGGAGCCTGTTGCTCAATGGTTACGCAAATCAGCTGAACCAGCTCTTCTGGGAGGAAATCTTTTACAGCCTTGCCTGATACTGCCGCCTCAGTCAGCCCATCCTGTATCTGCCGGGCAAGGAGCTTGGTGTTCTCAGGGGAGGTGACTATTTTTTCAAGGCAGGATTCTGTAAAGCGGTAAAAACCTTTTCGGTCCTCTGCCCGGAGTATTTCATCAAGTCTGCGGTTGCCGAATTTTTCCAGTTGTTCAGGAATAACCTTATTCAAGGTTTCACGGAACTGATCAGAGTCGATATAGGTTCGCACCCCAGATCGCAGCTGATACTTCAGCGTTCTGAGACCGATTCGGGTATAGGCTCTGAAGCGCCGGGGAACCACGGTTTGGATTGGACCTAAGTCGCGGACCAAAATGTTCTGAACCTGATCATCCACAATCTGATGGAGGTGATCCTGAAAAGGCTCTGCGGATAGGGCCGTGCCGATATCTGTTGCGGTGAGCAGTTTTTCGCCCACCATATCGCCGATATTCTCAGCAAGTTCATGGCGCTTGGAAGGGATGATACCAGGGGTCATGGGGACTCGTATGCCCAGGATGTACCAAGGATTCAGAGGGCGAAACAGCATGCGGATCGCCACCTTGTTGGTCAGGTAACCGATAAGGGCCCCAAGCAGGGGCGGACCGGCGTAGGTGAGAAGCTGTGTTGTTGAGAAAGGCATTTTTTTATAAAGTTTTTTTAAAGTAAAGTCAGTGGGTTTTCAAGAAATAAATCTCTGTTTTCGATGCAGGGTTGTAGGGCCCCCCTCGTGTCAGTCGTGCCAGTCCTTTATTTCTTGGCGCGGCATTAAAGGCGGACACGCAGGTCCACCCCTATAGGAAAGAAAAGATAAAACATAGTTATGATTCCGTCTACCGGGAATTATAAGGAACATCTTTTTTCCTTTCCGTTTCACTTGGAAACAACAAACCTTTAGGGTATAGTTCATCACTGTATACATGTGATTGACACTGTTTTATGAAAGGATTTTTTTTTATTCAAGGCAATTCAATGACCAAAGTTATAGCACTCGCTGGCAAGGGCGGGACCGGTAAAACAACAACCTCGGCCCTGCTGCTGAAATATCTCATCGCCCGCAAAATGACCCCGGTTCTTGCTGTGGACGCCGATGCAAATGCAAATCTTAATGAGTTGGTCGGTCTCAACGTGCAAACGACTCTCGGAGAAATCCGTAAGGAACTAAAGGGCGATATGCCTACAGGTATGAGCAGGGATCAGTACATGGAGATGAAGATCCATCAGGCCCTGATCGAAGAGACAGGTTTTGACCTAATGGTTATGGGGCAGCCAGACGGGCCGGGCTGTTATTGTGCAGCCAACCAGTACTTGGCTATGACTATGGACAAGCTGGCGGAAAACTACGAATATATTATTGTGGACAACGAAGCAGGCATGGAACATCTGAGCAGGATGAATCTGCGCAGTATTGATTACCTGTTCATTGTTTCTGACCCTTCTGCTCGTGGTATCATGACTGCCCGCCGGATTGCCGATATTACTGGCCCGCTCAAGTTAGATATCAAGCATCAGTATTTATTGGTCAACAGGGCTCCTGATCCGGTTCCTCCGGCTTTGCAAACGAAAATTGACGAAGCTATTGCTGAGGCTGATATGGATTTGGCCGGAATTATTTCCTCCAGTGACGACCTCATTGATCAGGAACTCAGCGGGGCCTCGTATTTGGAGCTGGCAGAAGATAGCAAGGTGATTGAGCAGGTTTTTGCCGTTTTTGATGCTGTCTTCGAGGATGCATCGTAACCCTTGTAATTATGGCAAGTTGGGTGCGATGCTCCGTGGTCGATATCTGTTGCTTGCAGTATAGTTTCAAGATTTTAAAAAACAGTTAAACATAGTCTAACCTTGATACCCTGTCCTTTTTGCACAGGGCGGTTCATTGCGTTTTATGATGACAGAAGAAGACGGACAAGCCATGATTGAGCTGATTCGGGTCAGTAAGGTATATCCCCCGGATATCCAGGCTCTTGCAGATATATCCCTGCGGGTTAATAAAGGGGAGATCTGTTACCTCACCGGTATGAGCGGGGCCGGAAAGAGCACCCTGCTTCGTATGCTGTGCGGGATTGATATACCGGATCGGGGCTATATCGAGGTTGCCGGTAAGGAGTTGAACAAATTAACCAGCGCGGAAATGCAGGAGTTGCGTCGAAGCATCGGGGTGGCGTACCAAGATTTTAAACTGCTGCCGGAAAAAACCGTGGCGCAGAATATTGCCTTTTCCATGGAAGTGGCCTATCGGAGCAGGTCGTTTATCCGGCAACGAACCGGGAAATTATTGTCTCTGCTTCGGTTGTCAGATAAAGTGAATACCCGTGCCGGGAAGCTTTCCAGGGGGGAACAGCAGCGGGTGTCCATTGCCAGGGCCGTAGCTAATGATCCGGTGCTTATTCTTGCTGACGAGCCCACCGGTAACCTTGATACAGAGACCACCGAATTGGTGATGAACCTCTTTCATCATTATAACGAGAAAGGGACAACATTACTTATCGCCACCCATGATCATTCCATTTACAATTATCCGGGTAGCAAAGTTGTCACTATTGAACAGGGTCGGATGCTTGTTGCGGGTGATTCCAGCGAATCCAAGAGCCTCAAGGCAGCCGGAAACGGTCCTCAGCAGGGTAAGCTGAAGCTTGATCAGCAGATTCTCATTAACAGGGGGCTTGATGATCTCGTTAATGTAAGGCAAAAAGGGGCGGAAATATGAAGTTTCTTTTTGCCGTTCTCAGTCAAACCTGGCGCAATATTGTTGAGACCTGGCGCAGTCAGCTCCTCTCCTTGGTGACGATTACCCTGTCTGTCTTGATTTTCGCTTTTTTTTATCTGGTCTACATGAATGCCCTGCATGCAGGCGATCTCTTAAATAATGAT includes:
- a CDS encoding DUF445 family protein yields the protein MPFSTTQLLTYAGPPLLGALIGYLTNKVAIRMLFRPLNPWYILGIRVPMTPGIIPSKRHELAENIGDMVGEKLLTATDIGTALSAEPFQDHLHQIVDDQVQNILVRDLGPIQTVVPRRFRAYTRIGLRTLKYQLRSGVRTYIDSDQFRETLNKVIPEQLEKFGNRRLDEILRAEDRKGFYRFTESCLEKIVTSPENTKLLARQIQDGLTEAAVSGKAVKDFLPEELVQLICVTIEQQAPHLLRRTADMLSEPAMRDRLIIAIKGGVENFMDGLGPMAAMAKGFIDIDNMDGTIRTWLEQKEDDLSEWLQQPDIQERAARALTDQTRAFLAMPLANLLIHVEQEKQETICYQLAEKIMGMLSSKKIQQLISDTIRNQFETVIDHGRLPLADCAALLLNKSQAETMRLSLVNELSRVLRSEQTGELLDKTINTMVDRLTSRPLGILQNLMPSGVRKGITEYIVLTANQMLIREVPGLVRTLNIRDMVTEKVNSLDLMRLEGLLLSIMEEQFKYINLFGALLGFLIGLLNLLTMLV
- a CDS encoding AAA family ATPase, giving the protein MTKVIALAGKGGTGKTTTSALLLKYLIARKMTPVLAVDADANANLNELVGLNVQTTLGEIRKELKGDMPTGMSRDQYMEMKIHQALIEETGFDLMVMGQPDGPGCYCAANQYLAMTMDKLAENYEYIIVDNEAGMEHLSRMNLRSIDYLFIVSDPSARGIMTARRIADITGPLKLDIKHQYLLVNRAPDPVPPALQTKIDEAIAEADMDLAGIISSSDDLIDQELSGASYLELAEDSKVIEQVFAVFDAVFEDAS
- the ftsE gene encoding cell division ATP-binding protein FtsE, which produces MMTEEDGQAMIELIRVSKVYPPDIQALADISLRVNKGEICYLTGMSGAGKSTLLRMLCGIDIPDRGYIEVAGKELNKLTSAEMQELRRSIGVAYQDFKLLPEKTVAQNIAFSMEVAYRSRSFIRQRTGKLLSLLRLSDKVNTRAGKLSRGEQQRVSIARAVANDPVLILADEPTGNLDTETTELVMNLFHHYNEKGTTLLIATHDHSIYNYPGSKVVTIEQGRMLVAGDSSESKSLKAAGNGPQQGKLKLDQQILINRGLDDLVNVRQKGAEI